The DNA sequence CGACCTGATCCGCGGCAAGCACGTCAACGACGCGCTCAGCGTGCTGCGGGCGACGCCCAAGCGGGCCTCCTACTTCGTCGACAAGGTCCTGCGCTCGGCGATGGCGAACGCCGACCAGAGCCTCGAGGCGGACATGGACAACCTGCGGGTGGAGAGGGCCTGGGTCGACGGCGGGCCGGTGCGCAAGAAGTGGCACCCGCGGGCCCGCGGCGGGGTCGGCATGGTACGCAATCGTTCCTGCCACATCCACATCGTACTGGACGACGGACAACACGGGAGGCCCCATGGGGCATAAAGTCCGACCAACGAGCCTGCGACTGGGGATCACCGAGGAGTGGCGGTCCCAGTGGTTCGCGAACAAGAAGCAGTTCGGAGAGTATCTGGTCGAGGACCAGAGGATCCGCACGCACGTCAAGCGGCACTACCTCTTCGCCGGCGTCGCGCGCATCGACATCCGGCGCACGCGCGGCACCGTGCACGTCACAGTGCACTGCGCGCGCCCCGGCCTGATGATCGGCCGGCGGGGCGTTGAGATCGAGCGGCTCAAGGCCGGGCTCGAGGACGTGACCGAGGGCACCGTGGAGGTGGCCGTCGAAGAGGTGGGCGAGCCGCTGCTGAGCGCCCAGTTGGTCGCCGAAGACGTGGCGCAGCAGATCGAACGCCGCGCCTCGTTCCGCCGGGCCATCCGGCGCGCGGCGGAGATGGTCATGACCGCCGGGGCGCTGGGGGTCAAGATCCAGCTCTCCGGGCGTCTGGGCGGGAGCGAGATGGCCCGGTCCGAGAAGGTGCTCGAGGGCCGTTTCCCGCTGCAGACACTGCGCGCGCAGATCGACTACGGCTTCACCGAAGCGAAGACCAAGTACGGGAACATCGGCGTGAAGGCGTGGGTGAACCGCGGGCTGCTGCCCCCGGGCACGCGCATCAGCGATACGGAGGAGCGGCGCAATGGCGTTAATGCCCAGTAGAGTCAAGCACCGCAAGTTCCAGCG is a window from the Candidatus Brocadiaceae bacterium genome containing:
- the rplV gene encoding 50S ribosomal protein L22, producing MQFVARHRNAPISDRKTRLVVDLIRGKHVNDALSVLRATPKRASYFVDKVLRSAMANADQSLEADMDNLRVERAWVDGGPVRKKWHPRARGGVGMVRNRSCHIHIVLDDGQHGRPHGA
- the rpsC gene encoding 30S ribosomal protein S3, whose protein sequence is MGHKVRPTSLRLGITEEWRSQWFANKKQFGEYLVEDQRIRTHVKRHYLFAGVARIDIRRTRGTVHVTVHCARPGLMIGRRGVEIERLKAGLEDVTEGTVEVAVEEVGEPLLSAQLVAEDVAQQIERRASFRRAIRRAAEMVMTAGALGVKIQLSGRLGGSEMARSEKVLEGRFPLQTLRAQIDYGFTEAKTKYGNIGVKAWVNRGLLPPGTRISDTEERRNGVNAQ